Within Paeniglutamicibacter psychrophenolicus, the genomic segment CGGCGGCAAGCTCTTCTCGACCCACGGCTGCTCGTGGGCCTGGCAGCCGGCCCGCGGCCGGCTGGTGCTGCTCTTCCCCGCCCACGCGCAGGAGGCCGGGCTGCGCCCGGGTCTGGCCGAGGGCACGCGCCTGGGTGCGCGCCGGGTCGAGGCCTGGGTCAATTCCGGTGCGCCCTCGGGCCCGCTGGAGGCCGCAGGGTTCTCCGATGCCGCACAGATCTCCTGGCATGCCGGAGAGCTGGTGGGCCCCGAGGAACCATGGGACGGACGGGTGCGCCTGGGCACGGAGATCCCCGAGGCCAGGGGCGCCGACGCGAAGGAATTGCAGGTCGCCAATCTCTGGCGCGATCCGGCCGCTGCCGGACTGAGCGCCGGGCACCCGGCGTTGCGCCGCATCGAGCAGGCCACCGCGCGCACCCTCGAGGGCGAGTTGGTGGGCCGCGCCTTTGCCCAGCAGGCCCTGGGCGGCCAGCTGGCCATCCACGGACTGGCCGTGGCCTCGGAGCAGCGCCGGATGGGTGTGGGTTCGGCCCTGCTCAACGGTCTGGCCCGCGGCATGGTCAACCCGCTTGGGCTGGAGGAGGACACGCCCATCGAACTGATTGCCGCCGCTTCCCCGAGCTCGGCGCCGTTCTTCGAGGCCAACGGGATGCGTTTGCTGGGTCGCGGCCGGCACCTGGTGCTGCGCCAGTAGCCACCCGGGGCCGCGACGCCCGGCTCGCCGGGTTCGCGGCCGCTTCCCGCTCTCTTGCCCCGAGGTGCGCCGTGGTCCACGCTGTTGATGAACCACAGCCGCTTTTACCGG encodes:
- a CDS encoding GNAT family N-acetyltransferase — translated: MTTIGFAQDALSHWHQAMAIATGGKLFSTHGCSWAWQPARGRLVLLFPAHAQEAGLRPGLAEGTRLGARRVEAWVNSGAPSGPLEAAGFSDAAQISWHAGELVGPEEPWDGRVRLGTEIPEARGADAKELQVANLWRDPAAAGLSAGHPALRRIEQATARTLEGELVGRAFAQQALGGQLAIHGLAVASEQRRMGVGSALLNGLARGMVNPLGLEEDTPIELIAAASPSSAPFFEANGMRLLGRGRHLVLRQ